In Bacillota bacterium, the following are encoded in one genomic region:
- a CDS encoding DNA-binding protein, producing MPRRTLITAQEVAEALDISVETVLTYTRNRQIPSISSPEGAPRYELPNVLVALTAIAVNEKSPDYAVTKQDFTYQDYLQLPDEPGIRYEVLNGQLIKDPSPSFTHQWTVARLCTALDSYFVRTDPGGALVFSPLDVTFGESNVVQPDILYVAASQQHIIKNTRVNGAPTLVVEVISPASRRRDRVVKMQVYQRAGVENYWLVDPEKQIMDCFRLRGGTFVNVASARGDETLTHPNYPGLSIDLQELWWRS from the coding sequence ATGCCCCGCAGAACCCTGATTACAGCTCAGGAAGTTGCCGAGGCCTTGGACATCTCTGTCGAGACTGTTTTAACATATACCCGAAACAGGCAGATACCTAGTATAAGTTCTCCGGAGGGAGCCCCCCGCTATGAACTGCCCAATGTGCTTGTGGCATTGACTGCCATCGCTGTGAATGAAAAGTCACCAGACTACGCTGTCACCAAACAAGACTTTACGTATCAGGATTACCTGCAGCTACCTGATGAACCCGGGATTCGCTATGAAGTTTTAAACGGTCAGCTTATTAAGGACCCTTCGCCCAGCTTTACCCACCAATGGACCGTCGCCAGACTATGTACAGCGCTGGATAGTTACTTCGTGCGAACGGACCCTGGCGGCGCCCTGGTGTTTTCTCCTCTGGATGTAACATTTGGCGAGTCCAATGTTGTTCAGCCGGATATCCTCTATGTGGCAGCTAGTCAGCAGCATATTATCAAAAATACCAGAGTTAATGGCGCTCCGACATTGGTGGTAGAAGTAATTTCGCCTGCCAGCCGCCGCAGGGACAGGGTTGTGAAAATGCAAGTTTACCAGCGCGCCGGCGTAGAGAATTACTGGCTGGTTGATCCGGAGAAGCAAATCATGGACTGCTTTCGGCTCCGGGGCGGTACCTTTGTTAATGTTGCATCAGCCAGGGGCGATGAAACCCTAACCCATCCGAATTATCCTGGACTGAGCATAGATTTGCAGGAATTGTGGTGGCGAAGTTAG
- a CDS encoding MFS transporter, with protein MKIAETPKPRSIIDYPKLCIIAMSYIAVGLSLQGFIAMLTLVREEFAIGSAQAGLYSTFFFLSSSGIAIFSGRLVDRLGSKRGLVLGAFLVGLLMVLHSLAPVFGMLLVLAFLSGFCFSLITPSVNKGVMELAPPDKRALCIGIGQSGNALGGVLGAGLLPWLGMLYGWRTAILIAGCIAIIFSFLLQTFYKPVQAQGTTGGMNKGNFIEDMKVLLGNKALLCIAMLGFMFGFSIGSITTHLVIFLDQDIGFTPALAGVALAVLQVGGVFGQPGWGYINDTYFGGNRRLGFLIVGLMAGGFTILLGSLIPGGIISGFGIYVMVFFYGITSLGIPGLYFATVGEIVPEKLLGTATGMALLFIRGGVIVGPPLVGLIADIQGNYTASWLILGGMLLGVTVLFYGLSAKYMQTNKKTASM; from the coding sequence ATGAAGATTGCTGAGACTCCCAAACCCCGGTCAATAATTGATTACCCTAAGCTGTGTATTATCGCGATGAGCTATATCGCCGTGGGCCTTAGTCTCCAGGGGTTTATCGCTATGTTGACTTTGGTTAGAGAAGAGTTCGCCATCGGCAGCGCCCAAGCCGGCCTATACTCCACCTTTTTCTTCCTGAGTTCATCGGGTATCGCAATTTTTAGCGGCAGACTGGTGGACAGATTGGGCTCCAAACGGGGCCTGGTGTTGGGGGCATTCTTGGTCGGGTTGTTGATGGTCCTCCATTCCCTGGCTCCAGTCTTTGGGATGCTGCTGGTGCTGGCGTTTCTCTCCGGCTTTTGCTTCAGTCTGATCACGCCTTCTGTCAATAAAGGGGTAATGGAATTGGCGCCCCCCGACAAGCGGGCGCTCTGCATTGGCATCGGCCAATCGGGCAACGCCCTGGGGGGCGTGCTGGGGGCGGGCCTGCTGCCCTGGCTGGGCATGCTCTATGGCTGGCGCACAGCAATTCTAATAGCCGGTTGTATTGCGATTATCTTTAGTTTTTTGCTCCAGACCTTCTACAAGCCGGTACAAGCCCAAGGCACTACCGGCGGTATGAACAAGGGTAATTTTATCGAAGACATGAAAGTGCTCCTGGGCAACAAGGCCTTGTTGTGCATCGCCATGCTTGGGTTCATGTTTGGTTTCAGCATCGGCTCAATAACAACCCACCTGGTTATCTTCCTGGACCAGGACATCGGGTTCACGCCGGCGCTTGCAGGAGTTGCTTTGGCCGTGTTGCAGGTGGGCGGAGTCTTTGGCCAGCCGGGTTGGGGGTATATCAATGATACTTATTTCGGCGGCAATAGGCGACTGGGCTTCCTCATCGTCGGGTTGATGGCAGGCGGGTTCACAATTTTACTGGGGTCTTTGATTCCCGGAGGGATTATTAGCGGGTTCGGGATTTATGTGATGGTCTTCTTCTATGGGATAACCAGTTTGGGGATACCCGGCCTCTATTTTGCAACCGTGGGCGAAATTGTCCCGGAAAAACTGCTGGGCACAGCCACCGGCATGGCGCTGTTGTTTATCCGTGGGGGTGTAATCGTGGGACCGCCGCTGGTCGGCCTTATCGCCGACATCCAGGGGAATTACACTGCCAGCTGGCTAATCCTGGGGGGGATGCTGCTGGGGGTTACAGTCCTGTTTTACGGCCTCAGCGCTAAATATATGCAAACGAATAAAAAGACGGCATCTATGTAG
- a CDS encoding septal ring lytic transglycosylase RlpA family protein: MTGTQRNAREKALRISLLSVAAVFLVGTITLFAAGFNPFTESTMLVTIFTGDDMIEVETSNTVVAEILEEAEVAIDPEFQRTIPELDAELDVNYIVIKEAPKVAIRVDGEEWEVYSWAESIEELLIEQEIDFDGDLVNLPLGQNLMTGLEIEITRVETELIEKEFALAADTTYRNDSSLNAGVQRVQTEARDGKKVVTYEVTYHDGEEVSREIVAEKVVQEPVTGVVLRGTRTVASRSNPGSKPFVQEGIASYYGDKFHGNKTYFGETYDMYAMTAAHLTLPHNTMVKVTNLNNNKSVVVRINDRGPHIDGRIIDLSKAAAREIGVYPGLANVRIEVVQ; the protein is encoded by the coding sequence ATGACGGGAACGCAGCGGAACGCCAGGGAAAAAGCGCTTAGAATCTCGCTGTTGTCTGTAGCCGCAGTGTTCTTGGTGGGGACAATAACTCTGTTTGCCGCCGGATTTAACCCCTTCACCGAATCGACAATGCTAGTGACGATCTTTACCGGCGACGATATGATTGAGGTGGAGACCAGCAACACCGTGGTTGCAGAAATCCTGGAAGAAGCGGAAGTAGCAATCGATCCCGAATTTCAAAGAACAATTCCTGAACTAGATGCTGAGCTTGACGTAAATTATATAGTCATCAAAGAAGCACCCAAGGTGGCCATCAGAGTCGATGGCGAAGAGTGGGAAGTGTATTCCTGGGCTGAGTCCATCGAAGAACTGTTAATCGAGCAGGAAATCGATTTTGACGGGGACCTTGTCAATCTCCCACTGGGACAAAATCTGATGACCGGGCTGGAAATCGAAATTACCAGGGTGGAGACCGAACTAATTGAAAAAGAGTTTGCCCTTGCAGCAGATACCACCTATCGTAATGATTCTTCTTTGAATGCCGGGGTCCAACGGGTGCAGACCGAGGCTCGGGATGGGAAAAAAGTTGTAACTTACGAAGTCACATACCACGATGGTGAAGAAGTTTCCCGGGAAATAGTCGCTGAGAAAGTTGTTCAGGAGCCTGTAACCGGTGTGGTCCTGCGAGGCACAAGAACAGTCGCGTCACGGAGCAATCCCGGTAGTAAGCCCTTCGTTCAGGAGGGAATCGCTTCGTACTACGGCGACAAATTCCACGGCAACAAGACGTACTTCGGTGAGACCTACGATATGTATGCGATGACGGCTGCTCACCTGACCTTGCCCCATAACACCATGGTCAAGGTTACGAATTTAAACAACAATAAATCGGTGGTCGTGCGGATCAATGACCGCGGCCCGCACATTGACGGTAGGATTATTGATCTGTCCAAGGCTGCGGCACGGGAGATTGGTGTTTATCCTGGCCTGGCAAATGTAAGAATTGAAGTAGTGCAGTAA
- a CDS encoding beta-lactamase family protein has protein sequence MSIETLFAEFHRQQKFNGAALVANDGQVVYKGGWGLANVEWQIANTADTVFRIGSLTKQFTAMLVLQQVERGKLTLNGTIYDYLSWYRKDTGEQVSIRNLLTHSSGIPTFTTMEFVQKHLRDNLPVAEFVERFCSDDLTFQPGTAFEYSNSNYHILGAILEAVTGVTYDKLLETNILAPLGMQDSGYDWSEKVVPRRAAGYDRDGDTLRNTSFVDMSIPYAGGGMYSTVEDLFRWDRALAGHELLSPELTEIMFTPVYGNYACGWGVVRVEPTELAQYFTNPSVYQTRQQGLLVQRHEGGINGFHSMIIRLPEQGALVVLLSNMGDAPLELMAKRIITEHIL, from the coding sequence ATGAGTATTGAAACATTGTTTGCTGAATTTCACCGCCAGCAGAAGTTTAACGGCGCAGCGCTGGTGGCCAACGATGGGCAGGTGGTCTACAAAGGTGGCTGGGGCTTGGCCAATGTTGAATGGCAGATTGCCAACACCGCAGACACTGTCTTTCGCATCGGCTCCCTGACCAAGCAATTCACCGCCATGCTGGTGCTGCAGCAGGTGGAGCGGGGCAAGCTTACCCTCAACGGGACTATTTACGACTACCTGTCATGGTACCGTAAAGATACGGGAGAGCAGGTCAGCATCCGCAATCTCCTCACCCATAGTTCCGGTATTCCCACCTTTACCACGATGGAGTTCGTGCAAAAGCATCTGCGGGACAACTTGCCAGTAGCTGAGTTCGTTGAACGCTTTTGCAGTGACGATCTCACTTTTCAACCAGGGACCGCCTTTGAATACAGCAATTCTAATTATCATATCCTGGGCGCAATCCTTGAGGCAGTGACTGGCGTTACATATGATAAGCTTCTGGAGACAAATATACTTGCCCCCCTGGGCATGCAGGATAGCGGCTATGACTGGAGCGAAAAAGTAGTCCCCCGCCGGGCCGCCGGCTATGACCGGGACGGCGACACTCTCCGCAACACTTCTTTTGTCGATATGTCCATCCCCTACGCGGGGGGCGGTATGTACTCCACTGTTGAAGATCTGTTTCGCTGGGATCGGGCTCTGGCCGGCCACGAACTTCTATCGCCGGAGTTGACCGAAATCATGTTCACGCCTGTTTACGGCAACTACGCCTGTGGTTGGGGTGTTGTCAGGGTGGAACCTACTGAGCTGGCCCAGTATTTTACCAATCCTTCTGTTTACCAGACCCGGCAGCAGGGCCTGCTGGTTCAACGCCACGAGGGTGGAATCAACGGCTTTCACTCCATGATAATCAGGCTGCCGGAGCAGGGTGCGCTAGTAGTGCTGCTCAGCAACATGGGAGACGCACCCCTGGAGCTCATGGCCAAGCGAATAATTACTGAGCATATCTTGTAA
- a CDS encoding cell filamentation protein Fic, with the protein MTDDYFVEDEEIIQNKLGIKDPKILHRFEEEITFIRIAEIEDKPVVGSFDFDHLKEIHKRIFSDIYDFAGKARTVNLLKNSSVFCYSENIESEQKSIFTKLAKNNYLKSLPKDEFIRKFAELAGDLNALHPFREGNGRAIRVFLSQLGRNADYDIRYRDADIKELLEADIAAFHCDFKPMIELLNKITFPLKSEW; encoded by the coding sequence ATGACCGATGATTATTTTGTTGAAGATGAGGAGATCATCCAAAACAAATTAGGAATTAAAGACCCAAAAATACTTCATAGGTTTGAGGAAGAAATAACTTTTATTCGGATAGCTGAAATTGAGGATAAACCTGTAGTTGGTTCATTTGATTTTGATCACTTAAAGGAGATTCATAAGCGGATATTCTCGGATATATACGATTTTGCTGGCAAAGCAAGAACTGTCAATCTTCTAAAAAACAGCAGTGTATTCTGTTACTCTGAAAATATTGAGTCAGAGCAAAAGTCTATTTTTACTAAGCTCGCTAAAAACAATTATCTTAAATCCTTACCTAAAGATGAATTTATTAGGAAATTTGCTGAACTTGCAGGGGATTTAAACGCTCTGCATCCGTTTCGTGAAGGTAATGGCAGGGCAATTAGAGTTTTTTTGAGTCAGCTTGGACGTAATGCAGATTATGACATTCGATATAGAGATGCCGATATAAAAGAGCTTCTTGAAGCTGATATTGCGGCTTTTCATTGTGATTTTAAGCCAATGATAGAGCTCCTGAACAAAATAACGTTTCCACTAAAATCAGAGTGGTAG
- a CDS encoding aminoglycoside phosphotransferase, translated as MSRGELIGIGRTAEVYAWGKDKLVKLYFENFPTEAIEREADISRAVWEQGIPSPEVFGIVKVGNRKGLIFEKIPGQSMLSHIEARPWLVMSFGREMARLHCKIHGSSLEELPPQKARITQAIGEAADLLGAQTEKILDHLETLNGQQAVCHGDFHPDNILIRGSNAIAIDWTNAYSGHPASDVARTWIMINSPYLPEGSSTLLGLMSRPLKRLLSRAYLREYVRLAGTAQKVIQQWLIPVAAARLGEKLPGEKEWLLGIIQRH; from the coding sequence ATGTCCAGGGGAGAATTGATTGGCATCGGCAGGACGGCAGAAGTATATGCCTGGGGTAAAGATAAGCTGGTTAAGCTGTACTTCGAGAACTTTCCTACAGAAGCTATCGAGCGGGAAGCAGATATTAGCCGGGCAGTGTGGGAGCAGGGTATTCCCTCACCAGAGGTATTCGGGATTGTTAAGGTGGGAAACCGTAAAGGGCTGATATTTGAAAAAATACCCGGGCAGTCGATGTTGAGTCATATCGAAGCGAGGCCGTGGCTGGTCATGTCTTTCGGTCGGGAAATGGCCCGGCTGCACTGTAAAATCCATGGGTCATCCCTGGAGGAACTGCCTCCGCAAAAAGCGAGGATTACTCAGGCAATTGGTGAGGCAGCGGACCTGTTGGGAGCGCAAACAGAGAAAATTCTCGACCACCTGGAAACCTTGAATGGGCAACAAGCTGTCTGCCACGGGGATTTCCATCCGGATAATATTCTTATCCGGGGAAGCAACGCGATTGCAATTGACTGGACCAATGCGTATTCGGGGCACCCGGCAAGTGATGTGGCCCGAACCTGGATTATGATCAACTCCCCTTACCTGCCCGAAGGCAGTTCAACACTCTTGGGCCTGATGTCCCGACCGTTAAAGAGGTTGCTGTCCCGGGCTTATTTACGGGAGTACGTCAGGTTGGCTGGTACAGCACAAAAGGTTATTCAGCAATGGCTGATCCCTGTTGCCGCCGCGAGGCTCGGTGAGAAGCTCCCGGGAGAAAAGGAGTGGCTGTTGGGGATTATTCAGCGCCATTAA
- a CDS encoding MFS transporter, producing MYSLAFGRESRNIVLFCLGKSVSAFGGAVYAFAMGLYILNLTGSGLSFALALALGTVPTVLISPVAGVLTDRLDKKMLVAGTDFISALVLLVLYLLGRSFELHLAMVYTGIFLLAILNAVFVVALDSGKPSLVLYDRLMRLNSLSKVIDSTSAFLGPVCGGILFALMDIEAFILVNALSFLLSALLELFLDFNYNGCSVRPQSGRLLLGAEIKKAATFILKSRTLLQILGVFVSMNFFVGFGVTVPLPYIVNNELGLGSANYGIIKAGLPVGMVLGAAVAPRVMKLLPYMRLLKGGGVVPGHKHDANWGACPDAKHRDQSCGLYGNGDGSVDNYWGISLINVPLIHELQVLVPRDYLGRVLSLGISGAKAILALVLSGTLSTVAPASVMPVAGGALMLLVNTLILGSTDIRRERTPCPGEN from the coding sequence ATGTATAGCCTTGCTTTTGGCCGAGAGTCCCGGAATATTGTGTTGTTTTGTCTGGGGAAATCTGTATCTGCCTTTGGCGGTGCAGTGTACGCCTTTGCCATGGGATTGTATATTCTTAATCTGACCGGATCTGGACTGAGCTTTGCCCTTGCCCTGGCATTGGGCACAGTCCCGACGGTATTGATTAGCCCCGTGGCCGGAGTCCTAACAGACAGATTGGACAAAAAAATGCTTGTGGCAGGAACAGATTTTATCAGTGCGCTTGTGCTGCTGGTATTGTATTTGCTGGGCAGAAGTTTTGAACTTCACCTGGCCATGGTTTATACTGGCATATTTCTGCTTGCAATCCTCAACGCAGTCTTTGTTGTAGCCTTAGACAGCGGGAAGCCGAGCTTAGTGCTTTACGACAGGCTGATGAGGCTAAATTCGCTGAGCAAGGTTATCGATTCGACATCAGCTTTTCTCGGTCCGGTCTGTGGCGGGATACTTTTTGCGCTCATGGACATTGAGGCCTTCATCCTGGTCAATGCCCTATCTTTTTTGCTGTCGGCCCTGTTGGAGCTCTTTCTCGATTTCAACTATAATGGCTGCAGCGTCAGGCCCCAGTCTGGCAGGCTGCTTTTAGGAGCGGAAATTAAAAAAGCGGCGACCTTTATTCTTAAATCCAGGACGCTGCTGCAGATTCTCGGTGTATTTGTCAGCATGAACTTCTTTGTTGGGTTTGGCGTCACAGTGCCCCTACCGTATATCGTTAACAATGAGTTGGGCCTGGGTTCCGCCAACTACGGAATTATTAAGGCAGGCTTGCCGGTGGGCATGGTACTGGGAGCGGCAGTGGCGCCAAGGGTGATGAAACTACTTCCCTACATGCGGTTGCTAAAGGGGGGTGGGGTTGTGCCTGGCCATAAGCATGACGCTAATTGGGGTGCCTGCCCTGATGCAAAACACCGGGATCAATCTTGTGGTTTATATGGTAATGGTGATGGTTCTGTTGATAATTATTGGGGTATCTCTCTGATAAACGTGCCTTTAATCCACGAGCTCCAGGTTTTGGTGCCCAGAGATTATCTGGGTCGGGTATTGAGCCTGGGTATTAGCGGCGCCAAGGCGATCCTTGCCCTGGTTTTATCAGGGACGCTAAGTACTGTGGCCCCGGCCTCTGTCATGCCCGTTGCTGGGGGAGCGTTAATGTTATTGGTTAATACATTGATACTGGGTTCCACCGATATCAGAAGGGAGAGAACACCATGTCCAGGGGAGAATTGA
- a CDS encoding class I SAM-dependent methyltransferase: MNLNNLPVMGCHSCSRQLSLSEATVQDNHVVDGKFVCSCGQQYSIESGIVRAPRDSMPPGRDYGKYLSDYISLEKAPFVDSISRGLEWLHSQMDFPSLNGRVLLELGTGIGFFLRYIYKDLPADCLYIAVDHNLEKLKFLKDSLEMAGCRKNILFICADFLHIPIQTRCADVLLDLMGSTSYCLTTQVLCCRRRTAMLKTNQVFTLAMWSLGISPTMASLPKSAAGTLHCQGFKILLRPWVTGGLQKKSWIP, encoded by the coding sequence TTGAACCTTAATAATTTGCCAGTTATGGGCTGCCACTCCTGCTCCAGGCAATTGTCCCTGTCCGAAGCTACCGTCCAGGACAATCATGTAGTAGATGGAAAGTTTGTCTGTAGCTGTGGGCAGCAGTACAGCATAGAATCAGGTATAGTGAGGGCCCCACGGGATTCGATGCCTCCAGGCCGGGACTACGGCAAGTATCTCAGTGATTATATCAGCCTGGAGAAAGCTCCTTTTGTAGATAGTATCAGCCGGGGCCTGGAGTGGCTCCACAGCCAGATGGACTTTCCTTCTCTGAACGGCAGGGTGTTATTGGAGCTGGGAACTGGCATTGGCTTTTTTCTGAGATACATCTACAAAGATTTGCCCGCTGACTGCTTATATATCGCTGTTGATCACAACCTAGAAAAGCTGAAGTTCCTCAAAGATTCCCTGGAGATGGCGGGATGCAGAAAGAACATTCTATTCATTTGTGCAGACTTTTTACATATACCCATACAGACGAGATGTGCCGATGTGCTCCTTGATCTGATGGGCAGTACCAGTTACTGCCTCACCACCCAGGTTCTCTGCTGCCGGCGACGGACCGCTATGTTAAAGACCAATCAAGTCTTTACGCTTGCTATGTGGTCTTTAGGAATTTCGCCCACAATGGCGTCATTGCCGAAGAGTGCCGCCGGAACTTTACATTGCCAGGGATTCAAGATTCTATTGCGTCCCTGGGTTACCGGGGGGTTACAGAAAAAGAGCTGGATACCATAG
- a CDS encoding DNA-binding protein, protein MPSAALMTAQEVAEALDISVETVLKFTQNKQIPSTELANGEHRYDLSAVLAALPFVKERSIDYPVKQPLTYEDYLKIPNEPGVRIEILDGVLVKDPSPVPRHQFAGFRIALILEKYFATRDPKGILFIAPLDITLTEVNVVQPDLLYVSGSQKSIIEEKRINGAPEIVVEVLSPGSLHKDRVLKMEIYLKAGVGHYWLVDPHEKTFEAYQLSGGKYVLVATGRGTDTVLHPDFPGLKVNLEELWQD, encoded by the coding sequence ATGCCCAGCGCTGCCCTGATGACCGCGCAGGAAGTTGCCGAGGCCCTGGACATCTCTGTTGAGACCGTTTTGAAATTTACCCAGAACAAGCAGATACCTTCTACTGAACTAGCAAACGGCGAACACAGATACGATTTATCTGCCGTTCTTGCTGCTCTGCCTTTTGTTAAGGAAAGATCTATTGATTACCCAGTGAAGCAACCCTTGACATACGAAGATTACCTGAAGATACCCAATGAACCCGGGGTAAGGATTGAAATTTTGGACGGGGTTTTAGTCAAAGACCCATCGCCCGTTCCTAGGCACCAATTTGCCGGCTTTCGTATTGCACTGATACTGGAGAAGTACTTTGCCACTCGCGATCCCAAGGGGATATTGTTCATTGCCCCTCTGGACATCACTTTGACCGAGGTAAATGTTGTCCAGCCGGATTTGCTGTATGTATCCGGCAGCCAAAAGAGCATTATCGAAGAAAAGCGCATAAACGGCGCCCCCGAGATAGTTGTAGAAGTTCTTTCCCCTGGAAGCTTACACAAGGACAGGGTGCTGAAAATGGAAATCTACCTAAAAGCGGGCGTCGGGCATTACTGGTTGGTTGACCCCCACGAGAAAACTTTTGAGGCCTACCAGCTCAGTGGCGGCAAATATGTTCTAGTCGCAACAGGTCGCGGCACTGATACCGTGCTACATCCTGACTTTCCTGGGCTGAAGGTAAATCTAGAAGAACTATGGCAGGATTAA
- a CDS encoding Uma2 family endonuclease has product MRVSTTDLQNALGKYLALTETEDIIVVKNGKSVAKLIRHTDPDHFLVHEEATGYKSFRKVSYEEYMDLVNSSDQRYELIDGEIYLLASPSFKHQVIVNEIAVYFHNFFKDKPCRSLTAPLDVRLFGHATKFEEDPNVVQPDVVVICDEHKVSEDSKYEGIPTLIVEVMSPSTKGKDMATKLNLYMKSGVSEYWLVNPEAKNIIQYVFKERKPESMEMFKVGSTVRSPVFDGLELKVEDIFAA; this is encoded by the coding sequence ATGCGGGTGAGTACCACAGATCTGCAGAATGCTCTCGGTAAGTACCTGGCCCTGACAGAGACGGAAGACATCATTGTCGTCAAGAACGGAAAGAGCGTTGCCAAGCTAATCCGCCACACCGACCCGGACCATTTTCTCGTTCATGAGGAAGCAACAGGCTACAAGTCGTTTCGAAAAGTCAGCTATGAGGAATACATGGATTTGGTCAACTCGTCTGACCAGAGGTATGAGCTGATTGACGGTGAGATCTATCTTTTGGCCTCACCCAGTTTTAAACATCAGGTTATTGTTAATGAAATTGCGGTTTACTTTCATAACTTCTTTAAAGACAAACCTTGCCGCTCATTAACAGCACCCCTGGATGTGCGGCTTTTCGGTCATGCAACCAAGTTCGAGGAGGACCCCAATGTGGTTCAGCCGGATGTGGTTGTGATATGCGATGAACACAAGGTAAGCGAGGACAGCAAGTATGAGGGTATACCCACATTGATAGTGGAGGTAATGTCTCCTTCCACCAAGGGTAAGGACATGGCCACCAAACTAAATCTTTACATGAAGAGCGGTGTTTCGGAATACTGGCTTGTCAACCCAGAGGCCAAAAATATAATCCAGTATGTCTTTAAGGAGCGCAAACCTGAGAGTATGGAGATGTTTAAAGTAGGAAGTACAGTCAGGTCTCCTGTCTTTGACGGCCTGGAACTGAAGGTGGAGGATATATTCGCTGCTTAG
- a CDS encoding DNA-binding protein produces MGGKSPLITAEVLAEALDLSVETIWSYTKAEKIPYVKLGKEGYRYSLQAVSTALSNLALEEKSLVYQVDAKKYTYQDYLKLPDEQGFRYEVLNGQLIKEPSPRVIHQRIVRKLLLLLDSYFKKVHPDGEIFFAPLDVTLGDYTVVQPDLLFVAGAQKNIIEENRINGAPTLAVEIISESSRRKDRVLKWQIYQAAGVKHYWLVDPEEKSLECFALQDGAYILAASGLNDDVVEHPDFAGLKFMLADLWQN; encoded by the coding sequence ATGGGTGGCAAGAGCCCCCTGATTACGGCCGAAGTGTTGGCGGAAGCTCTGGATTTATCTGTAGAAACAATCTGGAGCTATACTAAGGCTGAGAAAATACCGTATGTCAAGTTGGGCAAGGAAGGATACCGGTACAGCCTGCAGGCTGTGAGTACTGCTCTGTCTAACTTAGCTCTCGAAGAAAAATCTCTGGTGTATCAGGTTGACGCCAAAAAATATACATATCAGGACTACCTAAAACTACCCGATGAACAGGGCTTTCGCTACGAAGTACTGAACGGGCAACTGATTAAAGAGCCGTCGCCCAGGGTGATTCATCAACGGATTGTGCGTAAGCTTTTGCTACTCCTCGACTCCTATTTTAAAAAGGTCCACCCTGATGGTGAGATCTTCTTTGCGCCCCTGGATGTTACCTTAGGAGACTATACGGTCGTTCAGCCCGATCTGCTCTTTGTCGCCGGTGCACAGAAGAATATAATTGAAGAAAACCGGATAAATGGCGCCCCGACTCTGGCAGTTGAAATTATATCTGAGTCCAGCCGCCGCAAGGATCGGGTCCTAAAATGGCAGATTTACCAGGCAGCAGGAGTGAAGCATTACTGGTTGGTAGACCCGGAAGAAAAGTCCTTGGAATGCTTTGCGCTCCAGGATGGAGCTTACATCCTGGCTGCATCAGGGCTGAATGATGATGTTGTTGAGCACCCAGACTTTGCAGGGCTTAAATTTATGCTGGCAGACTTATGGCAGAACTGA
- a CDS encoding type II toxin-antitoxin system HicA family toxin — MPSWRELKRFCERDGWELYKHTDHYYYRKLMPDGFIKRTKVSMGSGEIPSVLWKRILHKQLMVSMEYFNSNK, encoded by the coding sequence ATGCCCAGCTGGCGAGAATTAAAGAGATTTTGTGAGCGCGATGGCTGGGAGCTTTATAAACATACAGACCATTATTACTATCGCAAACTTATGCCTGATGGCTTCATAAAGCGAACCAAGGTCTCCATGGGCAGTGGTGAGATTCCCTCTGTGCTATGGAAAAGGATTCTGCACAAACAGCTTATGGTGTCGATGGAATACTTCAACTCGAATAAATAA